In Esox lucius isolate fEsoLuc1 chromosome 6, fEsoLuc1.pri, whole genome shotgun sequence, the following proteins share a genomic window:
- the lrrfip2 gene encoding leucine-rich repeat flightless-interacting protein 2 isoform X8, translating to MGTPGSGRKRAPIKDRFSAEDEALSSIAREAEARLAAKRAARAEARDIRMRELERQQKELSSHRSSASSRKSWGSIHQWMADTEKAQHSGTSSRSSRHHRRVGILLSPTPSSPISLLLPYSLTPVLLSQQDDDILSVRSTGSYRTTSSLRDLGSSSHKSRASTSHPRDLVSDVLSSSSSLKGSSSLKTSRSTSSVYSDLHKKTPVSSSSRKDLLTGLYHDQRTYSSLANSTKHPPSTSNYQPRASINDDGLYGSYSGSQTQTPSEYSWYSSSTRSSPANSSDDDTASTVSQDHYSRGRRDSVSSDFSDISESAADYFSRSNRRGSIVSDLDDLCIPDDLDGLDEKCDKTFVDYSRPSSRCTTPGLSAATLASLGGTSSRRGSADTGSIVDADTSLSELRDIYDLKDQIQDVEGRYMQGLKELKESLSEVEEKYKKAMVSNAQLDNDKSNLIYHVDTLKDVIEEMEEQMAEMRRETEEKSKELERQKHTCTVLQHKQEELKEGIRQRDDFIQENQRIQAQLDTLTREVFDLQETINWKDKKIGALERQKEYFDCIRNERDELRDELADIKAKAKTGEKHGLVIIPDGMPNGDVSHEQPTTGITVVTQEAAQVLESAGDGPLDVRLRKLADEKDELLAQIRKLKMQLEEERQKHSKMENTFTEGERLENGTDLHLIEIQRDANRQLSEYKFKLSKAEQEMGTMEQNINRLEGQVSRYKASADNSEKIEDELKIEKRKLQRELRTALDKIEEMEMTNSHLVKRLEKMKANRNALLSQQ from the exons GCAGAGGCCAGGCTGGCCGCAAAGAGAGCTGCCCGGGCGGAGGCCAGGGACATCCGAATGAGAGAACTAGAACGGCAACAGAAAGAG CTTTCCTCTCACCGCTCCTCAGCCAGCAGCAGGAAAAGCTGGGGCTCGATTCATCAATGGATG GCCGACACCGAAAAGGCCCAGCACTCTGGAACTAGTAGTAGATCCAGTAGGCATCATCGCCGGGTTGGTATCCTTCTGTCTCCTACCCCTTCTTCGCCCATCTCTCTTCTCTTACCTTATTCCCTGACTCCCGTATTGCTTTCCCAACAGGATGATGACATCCTTTCGGTCCGTAGTACTGGAAGCTACCGG ACAACATCCTCATTGCGAGACCTTGGCAGCTCATCTCATAAAAGCAGAGCCAGCACTTCGCATCCAAGAGACCTTGTG TCTGATGTCCTGTCCAGTAGTTCCTCTTTGAAGGGTAGCTCCTCTCTGAAGACCTCCCGCTCCACT AGCTCTGTGTACAGCGACCTGCATAAGAAGACTCCCGTGTCCAGTAGCTCCAGGAAGGACCTGTTG ACTGGCTTGTACCACGATCAGAGGACCTACAGCAGCTTAGCAAACAGCACCAAACATCCTCCCTCTACTTCCAACTATCAGCCCCGG GCCTCTATAAATGATGACGGCCTGTATGGCTCCTACTCTGGTTCTCAAACTCAGACT CCCTCAGAGTACAGCTGGTACTCCAGCTCAACTCGCAGCAGCCCTGCG AACTCTTCTGACGACGATACTGCCAGCACTGTGTCCCAGGACCACTACAGTCGTGGCAGGAGAGACAGTGTG TCGTCCGATTTCTCAGACATCAGTGAGTCGGCCGCCGACTATTTCAGCCGCTCCAACCGCAGGGGCAGCATTGTGTCTGACCTGGATGACCTGTGCATCCCAGATGACCTGGATGGT CTGGATGAAAAATGTGATAAGACCTTCGTAGACTACAGTAGG CCATCCTCACGCTGCACCACCCCTGGCCTTTCGGCGGCCACCCTGGCCTCTCTGGGGGGGACCTCTTCAAGACGGGGCAGTGCAGACACTGGCAGCATCGTCGACGCTGACACCAGTCTCAGTGAACTGAGG GATATCTATGATCTAAAGGACCAGATTCAGGATGTAGAGGGCCGGTACATGCAGGGGCTTAAAGAGCTGAAG GAGTCGCTCtcagaggtggaggagaaaTACAAGAAAGCCATGGTGTCGAACGCGCAACTGGACAACGACAAATCCAACCTCATCTACCACGTGGATACCCTCAAGGACGTCATTGAGGAGATGGAAGAGCAGATGGCCGAGATGCGCAGGGAGACGGAAGAAAAGTCTAAG gaactggaaagacaaaagcacacatgcacagtcTTGCAGCACAAACAAGAGGAGCTGAAAGAGGGAATCCGCCAGAGAGATGACTTCATACAG GAGAACCAGCGAATCCAGGCTCAGTTAGATACCCTCACCAGAGAGGTTTTTGACCTACAGGAAACCATAAACTGGAAGGACAAAAAGATTGGG GCCctagagaggcagaaagagtaCTTTGATTGCATTAGGAATGAGAGGGATGAGCTCAGAGATGAGCTGGCTGACATCAAGGCAAAGGCCAAAACTGGAGAG AAACATGGCCTGGTCATCATCCCGGATGGAATGCCCAACGGTGACGTCAGCCACGAGCAACCAACCACGGGGATTACTGTGGTCACTCAAGAGGCCGCCCAGGTGCTGGAGTCAGCTGGAGATGGACCTTTAG ATGTAAGGCTACGGAAGCTTGCAGATGAGAAGGACGAACTCTTAGCCCAG ATAAGGAAGTTGAAGATGCAGCTCGAGGAGGAGAGGCAGAAGCACTCGAAGATGGAGAACACcttcacagagggagagaggttggAGAACGGTACTGACCTGCACCTCATCGAGATTCAAA GAGATGCCAACAGACAGTTAAGTGAATACAAGTTCAAGCTCTCAAAGGCAGAACAGGAAATGGGCACAATGGAACAAAAT ATCAACAGACTTGAAGGACAAGTGTCCAGATACAAGGCCTCGGCAGATAATTCTGAGAAAATTGAAGATGaactaaaaatagaaaaaaggaAACTTCAACGAGAG CTGCGTACAGCCCTAGATAAGATTGAGGAGATGGAGATGACCAACAGCCACCTAGTAAAGCGCCTTGAGAAGATGAAGGCCAATCGGAACGCCCTTCTCTCTCAGCAGTGA
- the lrrfip2 gene encoding leucine-rich repeat flightless-interacting protein 2 isoform X2, translating into MGTPGSGRKRAPIKDRFSAEDEALSSIAREAEARLAAKRAARAEARDIRMRELERQQKELSSHRSSASSRKSWGSIHQWMADTEKAQHSGTSSRSSRHHRRVGILLSPTPSSPISLLLPYSLTPVLLSQQDDDILSVRSTGSYRTTSSLRDLGSSSHKSRASTSHPRDLVSDVLSSSSSLKGSSSLKTSRSTSSVYSDLHKKTPVSSSSRKDLLTGLYHDQRTYSSLANSTKHPPSTSNYQPRAVSVASPTAGSGLGLTRSYSLASINDDGLYGSYSGSQTQTPSEYSWYSSSTRSSPANSSDDDTASTVSQDHYSRGRRDSVSSDFSDISESAADYFSRSNRRGSIVSDLDDLCIPDDLDGLDEKCDKTFVDYSRPSSRCTTPGLSAATLASLGGTSSRRGSADTGSIVDADTSLSELRDIYDLKDQIQDVEGRYMQGLKELKESLSEVEEKYKKAMVSNAQLDNDKSNLIYHVDTLKDVIEEMEEQMAEMRRETEEKSKELERQKHTCTVLQHKQEELKEGIRQRDDFIQENQRIQAQLDTLTREVFDLQETINWKDKKIGALERQKEYFDCIRNERDELRDELADIKAKAKTGEKHGLVIIPDGMPNGDVSHEQPTTGITVVTQEAAQVLESAGDGPLDVRLRKLADEKDELLAQIRKLKMQLEEERQKHSKMENTFTEGERLENGTDLHLIEIQRDANRQLSEYKFKLSKAEQEMGTMEQNINRLEGQVSRYKASADNSEKIEDELKIEKRKLQRELRTALDKIEEMEMTNSHLVKRLEKMKANRNALLSQQ; encoded by the exons GCAGAGGCCAGGCTGGCCGCAAAGAGAGCTGCCCGGGCGGAGGCCAGGGACATCCGAATGAGAGAACTAGAACGGCAACAGAAAGAG CTTTCCTCTCACCGCTCCTCAGCCAGCAGCAGGAAAAGCTGGGGCTCGATTCATCAATGGATG GCCGACACCGAAAAGGCCCAGCACTCTGGAACTAGTAGTAGATCCAGTAGGCATCATCGCCGGGTTGGTATCCTTCTGTCTCCTACCCCTTCTTCGCCCATCTCTCTTCTCTTACCTTATTCCCTGACTCCCGTATTGCTTTCCCAACAGGATGATGACATCCTTTCGGTCCGTAGTACTGGAAGCTACCGG ACAACATCCTCATTGCGAGACCTTGGCAGCTCATCTCATAAAAGCAGAGCCAGCACTTCGCATCCAAGAGACCTTGTG TCTGATGTCCTGTCCAGTAGTTCCTCTTTGAAGGGTAGCTCCTCTCTGAAGACCTCCCGCTCCACT AGCTCTGTGTACAGCGACCTGCATAAGAAGACTCCCGTGTCCAGTAGCTCCAGGAAGGACCTGTTG ACTGGCTTGTACCACGATCAGAGGACCTACAGCAGCTTAGCAAACAGCACCAAACATCCTCCCTCTACTTCCAACTATCAGCCCCGG gcCGTGTCCGTAGCCTCCCCCACTGCTGGCTCTGGCTTGGGGCTGACGCGCAGCTACAGCCTG GCCTCTATAAATGATGACGGCCTGTATGGCTCCTACTCTGGTTCTCAAACTCAGACT CCCTCAGAGTACAGCTGGTACTCCAGCTCAACTCGCAGCAGCCCTGCG AACTCTTCTGACGACGATACTGCCAGCACTGTGTCCCAGGACCACTACAGTCGTGGCAGGAGAGACAGTGTG TCGTCCGATTTCTCAGACATCAGTGAGTCGGCCGCCGACTATTTCAGCCGCTCCAACCGCAGGGGCAGCATTGTGTCTGACCTGGATGACCTGTGCATCCCAGATGACCTGGATGGT CTGGATGAAAAATGTGATAAGACCTTCGTAGACTACAGTAGG CCATCCTCACGCTGCACCACCCCTGGCCTTTCGGCGGCCACCCTGGCCTCTCTGGGGGGGACCTCTTCAAGACGGGGCAGTGCAGACACTGGCAGCATCGTCGACGCTGACACCAGTCTCAGTGAACTGAGG GATATCTATGATCTAAAGGACCAGATTCAGGATGTAGAGGGCCGGTACATGCAGGGGCTTAAAGAGCTGAAG GAGTCGCTCtcagaggtggaggagaaaTACAAGAAAGCCATGGTGTCGAACGCGCAACTGGACAACGACAAATCCAACCTCATCTACCACGTGGATACCCTCAAGGACGTCATTGAGGAGATGGAAGAGCAGATGGCCGAGATGCGCAGGGAGACGGAAGAAAAGTCTAAG gaactggaaagacaaaagcacacatgcacagtcTTGCAGCACAAACAAGAGGAGCTGAAAGAGGGAATCCGCCAGAGAGATGACTTCATACAG GAGAACCAGCGAATCCAGGCTCAGTTAGATACCCTCACCAGAGAGGTTTTTGACCTACAGGAAACCATAAACTGGAAGGACAAAAAGATTGGG GCCctagagaggcagaaagagtaCTTTGATTGCATTAGGAATGAGAGGGATGAGCTCAGAGATGAGCTGGCTGACATCAAGGCAAAGGCCAAAACTGGAGAG AAACATGGCCTGGTCATCATCCCGGATGGAATGCCCAACGGTGACGTCAGCCACGAGCAACCAACCACGGGGATTACTGTGGTCACTCAAGAGGCCGCCCAGGTGCTGGAGTCAGCTGGAGATGGACCTTTAG ATGTAAGGCTACGGAAGCTTGCAGATGAGAAGGACGAACTCTTAGCCCAG ATAAGGAAGTTGAAGATGCAGCTCGAGGAGGAGAGGCAGAAGCACTCGAAGATGGAGAACACcttcacagagggagagaggttggAGAACGGTACTGACCTGCACCTCATCGAGATTCAAA GAGATGCCAACAGACAGTTAAGTGAATACAAGTTCAAGCTCTCAAAGGCAGAACAGGAAATGGGCACAATGGAACAAAAT ATCAACAGACTTGAAGGACAAGTGTCCAGATACAAGGCCTCGGCAGATAATTCTGAGAAAATTGAAGATGaactaaaaatagaaaaaaggaAACTTCAACGAGAG CTGCGTACAGCCCTAGATAAGATTGAGGAGATGGAGATGACCAACAGCCACCTAGTAAAGCGCCTTGAGAAGATGAAGGCCAATCGGAACGCCCTTCTCTCTCAGCAGTGA
- the lrrfip2 gene encoding leucine-rich repeat flightless-interacting protein 2 isoform X4, giving the protein MGTPGSGRKRAPIKDRFSAEDEALSSIAREAEARLAAKRAARAEARDIRMRELERQQKELSSHRSSASSRKSWGSIHQWMADTEKAQHSGTSSRSSRHHRRVGILLSPTPSSPISLLLPYSLTPVLLSQQDDDILSVRSTGSYRTTSSLRDLGSSSHKSRASTSHPRDLVSDVLSSSSSLKGSSSLKTSRSTSSVYSDLHKKTPVSSSSRKDLLTGLYHDQRTYSSLANSTKHPPSTSNYQPRVGPQLSPFLASINDDGLYGSYSGSQTQTPSEYSWYSSSTRSSPANSSDDDTASTVSQDHYSRGRRDSVSSDFSDISESAADYFSRSNRRGSIVSDLDDLCIPDDLDGLDEKCDKTFVDYSRPSSRCTTPGLSAATLASLGGTSSRRGSADTGSIVDADTSLSELRDIYDLKDQIQDVEGRYMQGLKELKESLSEVEEKYKKAMVSNAQLDNDKSNLIYHVDTLKDVIEEMEEQMAEMRRETEEKSKELERQKHTCTVLQHKQEELKEGIRQRDDFIQENQRIQAQLDTLTREVFDLQETINWKDKKIGALERQKEYFDCIRNERDELRDELADIKAKAKTGEKHGLVIIPDGMPNGDVSHEQPTTGITVVTQEAAQVLESAGDGPLDVRLRKLADEKDELLAQIRKLKMQLEEERQKHSKMENTFTEGERLENGTDLHLIEIQRDANRQLSEYKFKLSKAEQEMGTMEQNINRLEGQVSRYKASADNSEKIEDELKIEKRKLQRELRTALDKIEEMEMTNSHLVKRLEKMKANRNALLSQQ; this is encoded by the exons GCAGAGGCCAGGCTGGCCGCAAAGAGAGCTGCCCGGGCGGAGGCCAGGGACATCCGAATGAGAGAACTAGAACGGCAACAGAAAGAG CTTTCCTCTCACCGCTCCTCAGCCAGCAGCAGGAAAAGCTGGGGCTCGATTCATCAATGGATG GCCGACACCGAAAAGGCCCAGCACTCTGGAACTAGTAGTAGATCCAGTAGGCATCATCGCCGGGTTGGTATCCTTCTGTCTCCTACCCCTTCTTCGCCCATCTCTCTTCTCTTACCTTATTCCCTGACTCCCGTATTGCTTTCCCAACAGGATGATGACATCCTTTCGGTCCGTAGTACTGGAAGCTACCGG ACAACATCCTCATTGCGAGACCTTGGCAGCTCATCTCATAAAAGCAGAGCCAGCACTTCGCATCCAAGAGACCTTGTG TCTGATGTCCTGTCCAGTAGTTCCTCTTTGAAGGGTAGCTCCTCTCTGAAGACCTCCCGCTCCACT AGCTCTGTGTACAGCGACCTGCATAAGAAGACTCCCGTGTCCAGTAGCTCCAGGAAGGACCTGTTG ACTGGCTTGTACCACGATCAGAGGACCTACAGCAGCTTAGCAAACAGCACCAAACATCCTCCCTCTACTTCCAACTATCAGCCCCGGGTTGGTCCTCAACTCTCCCCATTTCTG GCCTCTATAAATGATGACGGCCTGTATGGCTCCTACTCTGGTTCTCAAACTCAGACT CCCTCAGAGTACAGCTGGTACTCCAGCTCAACTCGCAGCAGCCCTGCG AACTCTTCTGACGACGATACTGCCAGCACTGTGTCCCAGGACCACTACAGTCGTGGCAGGAGAGACAGTGTG TCGTCCGATTTCTCAGACATCAGTGAGTCGGCCGCCGACTATTTCAGCCGCTCCAACCGCAGGGGCAGCATTGTGTCTGACCTGGATGACCTGTGCATCCCAGATGACCTGGATGGT CTGGATGAAAAATGTGATAAGACCTTCGTAGACTACAGTAGG CCATCCTCACGCTGCACCACCCCTGGCCTTTCGGCGGCCACCCTGGCCTCTCTGGGGGGGACCTCTTCAAGACGGGGCAGTGCAGACACTGGCAGCATCGTCGACGCTGACACCAGTCTCAGTGAACTGAGG GATATCTATGATCTAAAGGACCAGATTCAGGATGTAGAGGGCCGGTACATGCAGGGGCTTAAAGAGCTGAAG GAGTCGCTCtcagaggtggaggagaaaTACAAGAAAGCCATGGTGTCGAACGCGCAACTGGACAACGACAAATCCAACCTCATCTACCACGTGGATACCCTCAAGGACGTCATTGAGGAGATGGAAGAGCAGATGGCCGAGATGCGCAGGGAGACGGAAGAAAAGTCTAAG gaactggaaagacaaaagcacacatgcacagtcTTGCAGCACAAACAAGAGGAGCTGAAAGAGGGAATCCGCCAGAGAGATGACTTCATACAG GAGAACCAGCGAATCCAGGCTCAGTTAGATACCCTCACCAGAGAGGTTTTTGACCTACAGGAAACCATAAACTGGAAGGACAAAAAGATTGGG GCCctagagaggcagaaagagtaCTTTGATTGCATTAGGAATGAGAGGGATGAGCTCAGAGATGAGCTGGCTGACATCAAGGCAAAGGCCAAAACTGGAGAG AAACATGGCCTGGTCATCATCCCGGATGGAATGCCCAACGGTGACGTCAGCCACGAGCAACCAACCACGGGGATTACTGTGGTCACTCAAGAGGCCGCCCAGGTGCTGGAGTCAGCTGGAGATGGACCTTTAG ATGTAAGGCTACGGAAGCTTGCAGATGAGAAGGACGAACTCTTAGCCCAG ATAAGGAAGTTGAAGATGCAGCTCGAGGAGGAGAGGCAGAAGCACTCGAAGATGGAGAACACcttcacagagggagagaggttggAGAACGGTACTGACCTGCACCTCATCGAGATTCAAA GAGATGCCAACAGACAGTTAAGTGAATACAAGTTCAAGCTCTCAAAGGCAGAACAGGAAATGGGCACAATGGAACAAAAT ATCAACAGACTTGAAGGACAAGTGTCCAGATACAAGGCCTCGGCAGATAATTCTGAGAAAATTGAAGATGaactaaaaatagaaaaaaggaAACTTCAACGAGAG CTGCGTACAGCCCTAGATAAGATTGAGGAGATGGAGATGACCAACAGCCACCTAGTAAAGCGCCTTGAGAAGATGAAGGCCAATCGGAACGCCCTTCTCTCTCAGCAGTGA